Genomic segment of Paenibacillus sp. FSL R5-0912:
TAAGATGGCCAAAGTGATCGTTGTATTTCTTGAAATCATCAATATCAATCATGGCCAGGGAGAGTGCGCTGCCGCCCGTCTGCGATCTGCGCATTTCTTCTTCAAGCGCCGCTTCAAAATAGCTGTGGTTAAACAGACCGGTACGCTGATCGCGGTTGGCCCGTTCTTCAATGTCACGGTACATGCTGAACAGCCGTTTGAAGGAATAGGAGATCAATACACTGAGGCCCAGGAATAAGGCCAGGCCGGTAATTCCGTTGTAAAAAAGCAGAACGGTCAGCACCAGGGAGAGCACCAGCGTGCACAGATAGGCCAGTATGGCGTCTGTCAGCATTGCTTTGAGTGTATTGTAGAGATTCTCATGGAAAATTATGTAGTAGAAGAAACCGACAAGCAGCAGGTTCAGGATGAAATAAACAGCCATGGCGCCGATGTATGCTGCCAGATGGCTGCTGAGAAGCGGCCCCTGCCGGCCCCCGAACCACGAGAAGATAAAGGCTGCGGAAGTGATCATGATACAGTACACGGCGAAATTATTGAGATGCTTCCAGAGTGGAGTGCTTCCCCATTCGATGAATAGCAGTACGATGGAGCTGAGCAGGAGAACCAGAAGGGCGGACGGGACGCCGAAGATAAAGATACAGGCCAGATAGATGGAAGAATCCAGTGACAGCCCGTTCCCCTGCGGAGGCAACTGGAAGGTGAAGACGGTAAGGAGGACGGCCGCGCCTGACATGGCGGTAACCCAGCCCCAATCGGATGTGGAGAGTTGAAGAATTTGCGGTCCCGTTTGAAAAATAAACAAGCCCAGCCCTGCGAGGCATATGATAAAGGAGTACAAATAGCTCCTGCGGCGATGCATCTGGCTGATGATTGATTTGAGCACTGCTCCTCCTCCATTCGCGTAGTTGTAAATGTTTTATTCTAGGAGATTCGCGTTTCTACCAAGAATCTCCTGCTAAATCATGACAAATCGGCATGGGTTACAGGACAAATGGGGAAAGCTGCGATGAAGCCTTGACATACCCGTGGGGGGTATATTATATTGGTACTTGAGGAGGCTGATTCCTGTGTCAACAAATGAGAAGGAGCATGCCGGGCATGACTGCGGCGAGGATTGCCATTCTTCTGCATCCGGTGTCCGCAAGAGCCATCATTCCCCGGAATTCAAGAGTGGACTGACCACCCGGCTTAACCGGATTGAGGGACAGATCCGCGGCGTCAAAGGTATGATTGAACGGGATACCTACTGTGATGATGTGCTTAATCAGCTGGCGGCGGTGCAGGCGGCACTGAACAGTGTCGGCAAGCTGCTGCTTGAAGGCCATATGAAGAGCTGCATTATCGAGCGGATCGAAGCCGGCGAGCATGAGGTTATCGATGAGCTGCTGATTACGGTGAATAAGCTGATGAAATAGAGATTGGGCCTGGGGAGTTTGAATGGAGAAGGCCTAATTATTGATGGAGGTCGTAACTGCGGTGAATGTTTGAACTTTCGGCCGCTGTTGTCCCCGGATTTCTTTGATTTAAACCGCTATTTGCGGTAGAAATCCGTGGACAAAGGCGGTCGCTGGCGCTCCTACAGTTTCAAAATTCCCCTCCGTTACTTTCATCTGGGATTATTTTTTCTCAAGATCAAACTCTGCAGGCAATGCGGGGAGCCGTCAAACCAAGCATTCGCTGGCAATTAAGCGGATGCTAACCAAATTAAGCATATGCTTTCGAGGCTGATCAGGAGGCGTATGCTATTTAAACCAATAGGAGGGTAATCAAATGTCGAACGTAACATTGAATGTAGAAGGAATGTCTTGTGGTCATTGTGTAAGTGCTGTAGAGAAAGCTGTGAGCGGCGTTGGGGCTGCGGCGAAGGTAGATCTTCCGGCAAAGACGGTAGCGGTTGAATTTGACGAGAACACAGTAAGCCTGGATGCAATCAAGGCAGCTATCGAGGATCAGGGCTACGACGTAGTTTAAGTGAAGGATTGTAATGTAAGGGCTTGGAGCCGGGAACCCTAGAGCAATAGGGCCGGGCGCCAATGCCTTTTCTTTTAAAGATAAATATACCCCTTGGGGGTATGAGGAGGTGCGTGAATCATGGAAAAGAGTGCAGAACCGGTGCAGCAGCAGGCTACGCTGCAGATTACCGGGATGACCTGCTCCGCTTGTGCGGCGCGGATCGAGAAGGGATTGTCCCGCATGGAGGGGGTATCCCGGGCGAATGTCAATCTGGCGCTGGAGCAGGCAACGGTGGGATTTGATCCTAAGGTCGCAGGCGTGCCGCAGATTGAGGAGAAGATCCGTTCGCTTGGCTATGATACGCTGAAGGAATCGGCGGATTTCGATATTACGGGCATGACCTGTGCGGCATGCTCGGCTAGAATTGAGAAGGTGCTGGGACGGATGCCCGGGATTGCCGCAGTGAATGTGAATCTGGCGCTGGAGACAGCACATGTGGAATATTCGCCGGGGAATATCAGTACAGCTGAGATTATGGATAAGGTGAGCAGCATCGGCTACAAGGCAGCGCTGAAGCAGGACCGCAAGGATATCGCCAGCCAGCGCGGAGAAGAAATCACGCACAAACGGAACAAGTGGATAATCTCTGCTATATTGTCACTGCCGCTGCTCTGGGCCATGGCGGGCCATTTCTCTTTCACTTCCTGGATCTGGACACCGGAGCTGCTGATGAATCCCTGGTTCCAGCTCGTGCTGGCGACTCCCGTGCAGTTCCTGATCGGCTGGCAGTTCTATGTCAGTGCCTACAAAGCGCTGAAGAACGGCAGTGCCAATATGGATGTGCTGGTGGTGCTGGGCACTTCGGCAGCCTATTTCTACAGCTTGTATCTGACGATTGATTCTCTGAAGATGAGCGGGATGAACCATACCGTGGATATGTATTACGAGACGAGCGCAATTCTGATTACGCTGATTCTTGTAGGCAAATGGTTCGAGGCATTGGCCAAGGGGCGTTCTTCAGACGCGATACGCAGCCTGATGGGGCTGCAGGCCAAGACCGCGCTGGTGCTGCGTGACGGGGTTGAGTTGAGCATTCCTGTGGAGGATGTCGTTATCGGAGATCTCGTGCTGGTGAAGCCGGGAACCAAGGTGCCTGTAGACGGTGAAGTGGTCGAGGGGCTGTCCTCCGTCGATGAATCCATGCTGACTGGCGAGAGTATGCCGGTGGAGAAGAAGCCGGGTGACTCGGTTATAGGAGCCACTCTGAACAAAAACGGCATGCTGCGGATCAAAGCCCGCAAGGTCGGCCGGGATACGGCGCTGGCGCAGATTATTCGAGTGGTAGAAGAGGCGCAGGGCTCGAAGGCACCGATTCAGCGGATCGCCGATGTGATTTCCGGGATCTTTGTACCGATTGTCGTCGGGATTGCTGCTGTAACCTTTGTAATCTG
This window contains:
- a CDS encoding metal-sensitive transcriptional regulator produces the protein MSTNEKEHAGHDCGEDCHSSASGVRKSHHSPEFKSGLTTRLNRIEGQIRGVKGMIERDTYCDDVLNQLAAVQAALNSVGKLLLEGHMKSCIIERIEAGEHEVIDELLITVNKLMK
- a CDS encoding copper ion binding protein; amino-acid sequence: MSNVTLNVEGMSCGHCVSAVEKAVSGVGAAAKVDLPAKTVAVEFDENTVSLDAIKAAIEDQGYDVV
- a CDS encoding heavy metal translocating P-type ATPase, which translates into the protein MEKSAEPVQQQATLQITGMTCSACAARIEKGLSRMEGVSRANVNLALEQATVGFDPKVAGVPQIEEKIRSLGYDTLKESADFDITGMTCAACSARIEKVLGRMPGIAAVNVNLALETAHVEYSPGNISTAEIMDKVSSIGYKAALKQDRKDIASQRGEEITHKRNKWIISAILSLPLLWAMAGHFSFTSWIWTPELLMNPWFQLVLATPVQFLIGWQFYVSAYKALKNGSANMDVLVVLGTSAAYFYSLYLTIDSLKMSGMNHTVDMYYETSAILITLILVGKWFEALAKGRSSDAIRSLMGLQAKTALVLRDGVELSIPVEDVVIGDLVLVKPGTKVPVDGEVVEGLSSVDESMLTGESMPVEKKPGDSVIGATLNKNGMLRIKARKVGRDTALAQIIRVVEEAQGSKAPIQRIADVISGIFVPIVVGIAAVTFVIWYIWGAPGQFADALEKAIAVLVIACPCALGLATPTSIMAGSGRAAEFGILFKGGEHLEAAQGIKVVVVDKTGTVTNGKPVLTDIVTSTGIVAQGKVLAENRLLSITAAAEKLSEHPLADAIVAGAQSRSIELPPAGQFEAVPGRGVSAVVAGQKVSVGTRRMMEESGLDIGPWTAIMTRLEHEGKTAMLVAVDGEIAGVVAVADTIKETSRAAVSRLHEMGIEVVMITGDNKITAQAIAEQAGIRTVLAEVLPEGKAAEIRRLQSGGVKVAMVGDGINDAPALATADTGMAIGTGTDVAMEAADITLMRGDLMSIPDAILMSRKTMRNIKQNLFWALAYNTIGIPIAALGFLAPWLAGAAMAFSSVSVVLNALRLQRVKL